The following are encoded together in the Babylonia areolata isolate BAREFJ2019XMU chromosome 18, ASM4173473v1, whole genome shotgun sequence genome:
- the LOC143291828 gene encoding innexin unc-9-like, giving the protein MSMLSFASFAKLQGARDDDWADRTSHLYTVVLLCIFTAMVSSAQYVGDPINCWCPAEFPSFHVSYTKSICWISNTYFLPTDNLIPKDIDRRQEGEITYYQWVPIIFLFMALLFKTPNVIWRLGHSYSGLNMEKVISMAEKTQQVDSHEERDTKLQNLAKYLDCWLYTYRHYRYNMIVRVRQKLAGVFCFWLSKRDGSFLMGFYLFVKLLYCINIVVQFFLLNAFLSMEYNVFGFEVLDRIRRGEDAVHNARFPRVTLCDFLIRQMTNVHRYTVQCVLSINLFNEKIFIVLWFWLFLVAILSWSNLAHWFFWVLVKENKVSYVKKYLKLTDQIHTSKDKILCRKFANEYLRDDGIFVLRVVGLNSSELALKDLILKLWKTFNTNYSLGEPGRERRPSDVALNGDVEDNDDAATDVAV; this is encoded by the exons ATGTCCATGCTGAGTTTCGCCAGCTTCGCCAAGCTCCAAGGGGCGAGGGACGATGACTGGGCCGACCGCACCAGCCACCTGTACACCGTGGTCCTCCTGTGCATCTTCACCGCCATGGTCAGCTCCGCACAGTATGTGGGAGATCCCATCAACTGTTGGTGCCCTGCTGAGTTTCCTA GTTTCCACGTATCTTACACCAAAAGCATTTGCTGGATCTCCAACACGTATTTCCTCCCCACTGACAACCTCATTCCCAAGGACATCGACCGACGACAGGAAGGGGAGATCACTTACTACCAGTGGGTGCCGATTATCTTCCTTTTCATGGCTCTCCTCTTCAAAACACCCAACGTCATCTGGAGACTGGGTCACTCCTACAGCGGACTGAACATGGAGAAA GTGATCAGCATGGCGGAGAAGACCCAGCAGGTGGACAGTCATGAGGAGAGGGACACCAAGCTTCAGAACCTGGCCAAGTACCTGGACTGCTGGCTCTACACGTATCGCCACTACCGCTACAACATGATCGTGCGCGTCAGGCAGAAGCTggcag GCGTGTTCTGTTTCTGGCTGTCCAAGCGGGACGGGTCGTTCTTGATGGGCTTCTACCTGTTTGTCAAGCTGCTGTACTGCATCAACATCGTGGTGCAGTTCTTCCTGCTCAACGCCTTCCTCTCCATGGAGTACAACGTCTTCGGCTTTGAGGTCCTGGACAGGATCCGGAGAGGGGAGGACGCGGTCCACAACGCCAGGTTCCCCAGGGTCACCCTCTGCGACTTCCTCATCCGGCAGATGACCAACGTCCAC cgcTACACGGTGCAGTGTGTGCTGTCCATCAACCTGTTCAACGAGAAGATCTTCATCGTGCTGTGGTTCTGGCTCTTCCTGGTGGCCATCCTGTCCTGGAGCAACCTGGCCCACTGGTTCTTCTGGGTCCTGGTGAAGGAGAACAAGGTCAGCTACGTCAAGAAGTACCTCAAGCTCACCGACCAGATCCACACCTCCAAGGACAAGATCCTCTGCCGCAAGTTCGCCAACGAGTACCTGCGGGACGATGGCATCTTCGTGCTGAGAGTGGTGGGCCTCAACTCCTCTGAGCTGGCGCTGAAGGACCTGATTCTTAAGCTGTGGAAGACCTTCAACACCAACTACAGCCTTGGGGAGCCCGGCAGGGAACGCAGACCCTCCGACGTGGCTTTGAACGGGGACGTGGAAGACAACGATGATGCTGCCACGGATGTGGCTGTGtaa